The genomic segment CATCAGTCGGGAGAGACGACGGATGCCGCTGATACGACGCCCACCGGACTCACGCCGGCCTCCACCGCCCGCGCCGCGGCGAGGACCACCTCCTCGCCGTGCGGCGGGCCGATGAGCTGCACGCCGGCCGGCATGCCGTCGCCGCCCATTCCGGTGGGGAGCGCGATCGCCGGCAGCCCCAGGAAGTTGGCCGCCACCGTGAGCCACAGGGCCCGCCAGGCGTCGTCGGCGGCGGCCGGGCCGCCGAGGTCGTAGTCCGGCTCGCGCATCCGCGTGGTCGAGACCGGCCCGAGGATGAGGGGCACGTCGACCTGCAGGCGCCGCCATTCCGCCGCGATCACGGCGCGCCGAGCCCAGGCGTCGGCGTACTCCC from the Microbacterium atlanticum genome contains:
- a CDS encoding amidase family protein, encoding MLISLDPAELGLPLGRSATRFLRDSTAAAVPYETAREYADAWARRAVIAAEWRRLQVDVPLILGPVSTTRMREPDYDLGGPAAADDAWRALWLTVAANFLGLPAIALPTGMGGDGMPAGVQLIGPPHGEEVVLAAARAVEAGVSPVGVVSAASVVSPD